The Verrucomicrobiota bacterium genome segment ATTCTTTTCCACACTCAGATCAACCGCTGTATTCGGTTTTAAATAACCGCTGCGAAAGACCCCATTCGCGGCCGCATTCTTTTTTAAAATAGTGCCTCGCGGATCGGTCATGGTAATGAGGGCGTCGGTTGGGATGACCTTAACCAGTAATTCCACACAGGCGAAACTTATCTCCCAATGACTGGTTTCCCCGGCTTTAACGGTGAAACCGTTGGTGAGAATGGAACCCAACCCTGGGTACTCCGGGTACTCCGCCTGTAAACTATATGTGCCATTGGTGAGCGCGATACTGGTAACCTTGCCCTTCTTCTCGCCGTTCACGGAAATATTCGCTCCCTCAGGTTTGGTAACGATGTTCACCACCCCATTTTTTGGCGACAATGGAGGCCGCAGGAACACTGCGGCAATTCCTGCAAGGAACGCCACACTAACGATTCCTTTGACGATCGCTCCCACTGGCAGTGGGGTTAGCGATTGCACTTTCTTCCAGAGTTGTTCGAGGCCGAACGTGCGACTATCCAACTTGGGATCCAGCAGCGTGGCGCACAGTGTGGCCCATGCGTCGGCATTTTTGCCACAGACTTCCCCCCACGCCGCTTGCTTGCGAATTTCGGGGAATAGCGCGGTCGCCTGCTCCTCGGTCAGCGGCTTGCGCAGCACCAGGGAAAGCATGAGCCGCCCCAAGGCCTGTAAATCCTTGCGCTCCAGTGTCTGCGCATCCTTGGCCCCGCCAGGTGCGGGATCGCTCACCAACACGCGCGCCTTGGCCAGTCGGTAATTGCTAACCAAAATGTTTTCCGGCTTCAGGTTGCCGTGCGAACGGTTGCACGACCGCTTCAGGTCCAACGCGCCACGGGTGGCCCCACGGATCAGGCGAATAAACGCCCGCTCGGTGAGCCGGAAGTTGGCGTTAAGGATCTTGGCCGCCGAGAGGGGATAGAATTTGGTAACGTACCAGTTCTCGCAGCCATCTTCGGACGATTCGCTGATGCGGGCGACGTGGCTGGAAGATTTTCCGGCGTGTTTCTGGACTTCAATGCGTTTGCGGCACTCCAACGCGAACGCCTCATCCGAATAGGTCAGCGTTGCTTCATCCTGCGCGTCAAAATAGGAAGGCTTGCGGAGGCGGTATTGTTTGAGCGTCAGCGTGGCCTTGCCTTTCGAGCCCGCTGGACGCACGCGTGCCACCAGGGAATGCTCATCCCTCCATAATTTGGTTACGGTCTCGAAGTTTTGGCTGGCCCGCATAATGAACTACCAACCGATTGGCCGCGGCATTCCAGGGCGGGTGGGCGTGGTGACCAGGACGCCACTTTCCTGGACCTTGATGTGCAAGACGATCGGCTTATCCAGCCAATAGTTGATGTCCAGCGGCAGAATCTGGCGGCGCGCATCCTGATTGCCGGGCATATCGGCATGCGACCCTGGCAGATCAGCCAGCACTAAAACGTATTGTGCGCCCGTCTTCATCCAATTACTCCACTTGGCGTCATCACTTTGCTTCAAGGTTTGTTGCGAGGCGCTTTTTACGAAGCTAAAGGTCGCCTTATCGGCGTTGGCGCGCATGGGATCCTCGCGCTGCCAGTACTGCGTCATGCTATAGGTGCGCCAACGTTCCAAGTTGGCCGCGTTCACCGGCACAAGATCCACCACCACAGAGCGGTTTTGCAGGTTGTTGGCCAGGACAACTTCGATATTATACCGTTTTGGCTCACTTTTGGGAATGACAAAGCCATCTACTCGATGTCGGCACCCCGCCAGCAGGAGACTGGCAACCGCCAAAACCAGCAATATCACGGTTGGGGAAAAACGAACGTGGGATCGCGCCCGCATATCTGTGTCTTTCTAATGACGTTGTTTAGCAATGTTTAACGGCCAATTCCGGCATAAATCCTAAACGGTCCTTAAAACGGGGTCAAATGGAAAAAGTTCGCTGGCGTTGGCTATTTTGACCTGCCCTACTGGACCGGCTTCAGCACGCCCGCGAAGCCGCCACACGGTAAATATTTGACGGGAAACGTATCGCCCGCGCCCAAGGTCAGATTTTCGGTTGCGAAACTGCGCGGCGTTTCGCCATCACCAATGCGGGTGAACAGGTACTTGCCCGTGCCCAGCCAGGGACCAAGTTGGAGGGTCTCTTCACGGGGTTGTTTCTGGCCGTTGATGCCGGCCAGAAACCAGAGGGTGCCTTTGCGTCGCGCCACCACGATGCCCTGCCCTGGGTAACCGGCGACCACGTGGGTTTCGTCCCAAGTGGTCGGGACTTGCTTCAGGAATTCCTTGGGGGCGGCGGGCAGGCTCAAATAGGCCTCGGGTTTGTCTGCAAAGTGCAGCCAACCAGATTCAAACACAACCGAGAGCGCCAATTCGTGCGCCCAGGTGGTTTGGTGCGGGTATTTGTTATCGGAGAAGGTGACTGGGGTATAATCCATCGGGCCAACGACGTTGCGGGTGAAGGGGGTGATGGCGTTTTGCCCGGGCGCTTTCTCGGGAAATTCCGGGGCAAAGATGTAGCATTCGGCGCCGCGCACGGCCTCCATAGCAACCAAGTGCGGCCAAGTGCGCGACCAGCCACGCGGGAGGGTACAACCATGGAAGTTGACCATGATCTGGTAATCGGCGGCATCCCGTAGAATGCCGTGGTACTGGGCCATGACATCCTGTTTGTCACTTTGGAAAAAATCCACTTTGACGCCTTTGACCCCCCATTGGCGGAGCAGGTCAAATTCAAAACGGCGCACCTCGGGATAGCAGAGGCAGTCCCGTGGTTTTTCCGTGACCACATTATGCGGACCACCGGAGTTGTACCAGAGCAGGACACTGACGTTTTTGCTTTTGGCGTAACGGATCAAGTCATGAATGTTGCCGTTGTCCATGATGGTCCAGTTGGCATCCACCAGGTAATATTCCCAACCCATTTCGGCGGCGAGATCAATGAATTTGCGTTGTTTCATGCCATCCTTGGGGCTGGGCGGGTCAGACCACCAACTCCAGGCAACCCGTCCGGGCCGCACCCAACTGGCGTCTTTGAGCTGACTGGGCGGGCAGACATCGTTGACGAGGGTGGATTCCACAATGGCGGCGGGCGAACTGCCCAGGATGACTACGCGCCAGGGCATTTCCCATGGCAGCGTAGAGGCTGGTTTGCTGGAGCCGGAGCCGTTGCCTTCCGCCGGGTCTGGCTGGCTGACCTGGTACACCCCGTTGGGCGCGGTGCTGGAGAGGCGGCTTGCACAAAAGTTGGTGCCGACGTTGGCTTCCGTGATCAGACCCCAGTGTTGGGCATCCGCCGTGCGGAACAGAACGGGGAACGCCCAGCCCAAACCGAGCGGCGCGGGGGTGCCAACGGGAATTTCGTTCTCATAATAGGTTTCATACGCAGGGGAATACGTGGTGGCTTTGTCGCTGGGCTGCATCCAGAGGCGGGCGTCTTGGGGCAGGCCAAAGCCTGTGGCCTCGGTTTCCATCGTATGGGCCGTCGAACCCGAGCCGGGAAGCCGGTAGCGGAAGGCTGCGCCATCGTTGTAGGCGCGCACATCCAATTCCAGCGGCAGGCCGTTCTCATTACGGAAGGCCAGGGTGAGGTGCTGGGCTTGGTTGCGGCACTCGCGCCGTTTGCCGTGCGGCATGGTGTAGGCTTCTTCGATGATCCGCAGTTCACTGGCGGATTTCAGTTTCAAATTCCGCGCGAAATTTTCCGGTTGGAGACGAAACCCAAGCGGGGAATCCGTAATCACCACCGCGCGATGGCCTTCAGCGCCGTGTTCGACGCGGTAGGTGAGGGTCCCCTTGCTGGCGAGCTGGACCGTCATTTTGACCTGCCCATTGGGGGAGGTGACCGACCAGCTTTCGGTTTTGGCGGAAGTAGCCGGGGACAGGCAAAGGGTCAGGGCGGTGACGAGTAAGGTCAAGCTGGCGGAAAGTGAGGGTTGGCCCGAAGGCAACCCGAGGTGACGACGTGCAAGTCTGATATGGGAAGAGGGGGGATTAGGGGGAAAGAGCCGGGAAAATGGGGCTGGGGGCGGGGTTTGGCAGCGGGGCGGTGGTTTGGAAAGGTTTTGTCTGAAAGGGGCGGTTTTGAAAGGGTTTGTACTCGGTTTTGGGAATCGCGCGCGGCGGGCAAGGCGGGGCAGATCATCGCGCCGAAGGCGACGCAATGGGTACACCCGGTGTGTTATGCGTGGGATATGAACGGGCGGCTGGGGCTGCGGCTGGAACTCCGAAATCCGAATCCCGAAAACCGAAGTAGTTTGTCGCCGGGGGTGTTTACTTCCACGACGATGCAGCCGAGGCCGTCGCAGGTGGGGGCGTTTCCGCCGGACAAGTTTTTGATCGGGATCTGCAAGGCGAAGTCGGGCACGGCGCTGGGCGGGGCGCGGTTGCGGGCGTTGGCGTGGTGGTGGTGCGCGGCGAATTTCAGCGCGGATTGGCTGTTGAACCTGGCGCAGATTTTCGGGCTGCCGTTTCGGTGGGCGAATTATGATCCCAATGCGCCGCAGGCGACGATTGATTCGATCTGCGCGATGTTGGAGGGGATGGGGTCGAATGCCTGGGCGGCGTTTCCGGCGGGAACGACGCTGGAGTTGAAGGAGGCCGGGAAGACGGGATCGGCGAGCCCGAGCGGGGATATGCTGGACCGGGCGGATAAGAATTGTGATTTGATCGTGCTGGGGCAGACGTTGACGAGTGACGTGGGGAACAGCGGGTCGCGGGCGCTGGGGGATGTCCACGCCACGGTGAAGCATGAGATTGTGGAGGCGGTGTGCGGGTATGTGGCCGGGGTGCTGAATACGCAGTTGGTGCCTTCGATCTTGCGGTTGAATTACGGGGATGAGGCGGAGTTGCCGCAGTATGAGAGTGACAAGGAGGAGGAGAAGACGGTCGAGTATAAGCAGGAGGTTTTGAAGTTGCTGGCGCAAAATGCGGCGCTGACGCCGGCGCTGGCGAACTTGATTGATGTGAAGCAACTGGTGCGGGATGCGGGGCTGACGCTGAATGAGGGGGTGGAGATGCCGGTGATTGAGCAGCCGATTTTGCAGAAAAATGAACCGGCAGAAAAATTGGAAAAAGAAAACACTGGAAATTTAAACCGCGAAACACGCGAAACACGCGAAACACGCGAAAACCAACAAGGACCAAAAGGACAGCAGGGACAGGGGGAGACGGTGAAGGCCAGGACGGGGAAATCTCAGATTTCAGATTTCAAATCTCAGAGCGGTGGGTTTGGGGTGGATTCGGGGCGGTTGGTGAAGCCGGTGATGGGGGCGCTGGCGAAGGATATGGAGCCGGTGCGTGCGCGGTTGGCCAAGGTGCTGGCGCTGCCGGAGGATCAGCAGGCGAAGGCGCTGGCAGAGTTGGAGGCGGCGTTGCCGGAGTTGCTGGATACGGTGAACGCGAACACGGAAACCGTGGATGCCATGCAACAGGCGCTGAATGCGGCGTGGGTGCAGGGGATTGAGGAAGCCCAACTTTTGCAGAAAAATGAACCGGCAGAAAAATTAAGACAAAAAGGATTGGCCGCAAGGAACGCAGGGAACGCAGGGGAAGAGGAACCGCTGATGGCGGGGGAATTTGATGAGGAACTGCAACCGCGTGATGAGCGTGGACAATTTACCTATAAAGGTGCGATTGGGAATACTGGGGACTGGAGCAAATTGGGATTGCCTCATTCGGTGAAGATAAAAGCAGATCCAGCGAGTCCGGAAATGGATCCCAATGAAGCGAGACAGAAGCTCACGTCCGGATTCAAAATAAAAGATTATGCTGGAAGAGAGCTTTTGTTCACTAAAAAAGTGATCGAACACTGGGAACATGAGGGCTACTCCAAAGCAGAGCAAGACAGAAGGCTGCGGCGGATTAACGACGCCATTGCAACGGGGGAAAACCCCAGGGAACAGTGGGACAAGGGCTGGCAAAGGAATTATCTGCGCGTATCGGCGGACGGAAATAACAAGCGTCGGTATCATGTTGGTTTTGTCACAGACCAAACAGGAGACGTGATTTCATTTTACCATACTGAGCGCGCTACTCAGTCCAACAAATTAAGAGAGGGAACCCTGACACATGGAAGAGATTGGTAGACCGTACAGGTGGAACAGCCGCCCAGGTCGCCCGCTCTGAGTATGGCTGCTGTCAGCACTCAGTTAAGGCTAAAAAGAACATACGACAATGAATGATAAAAGTCAAGTAAGCGAAGAAAACCAACCGCTGAAGGCGCGGATGGCGGTGGCGAGCAACTGGCAGGGGGATTTGAAGGCGGGGAGTGTCATCGAGTTTATGGTGATGCCCGCCGGACAGCATACGGGGAATTTTACGCAGGGCGGCGCGCTGGCGCAACGGGCGGTGGTGGTGGAGCCCGGCGCGGCCACGGCGCTGAATGAGCAGCTCCAGGCGGTGAACGGACGGACGAAGCAGCGGGCGTATTTCGATTTTAACCACGAGGAACGGGAGGCGAGCGGATGGCCGACCGGGTTTTATTGGAAAACGGGCGAGGCCCCCGGTGTGTATTGCCGGGTGGAGTTGAGCCAGGCGGGGGCGGAGGCGATCCAGGGGAAGAATTTCCGGGCGTTTTCACCGGTGTTTTATGTGACGCGGACGAATCCGGCGAAGGTGATCTGCAAGCCGGACGCGGATTTGTGCCTGGGGAGCCTGGTGAATGAGCCGGCGTTCAAGGAGATTGAACCGCTGTGGGCGAAGGAAGGGAAGATTTTGCAGAAAGATGAACCGGCAGAAAAATTAAGACCGGCTGAAGCCGGGACTCCGAACGAGAAGATTTCCGCTGGGGGGGCCGTGGTGGTTCCCGTGGCGGCTGCAACCAACAACAACAACCAAGTACGTATTATGGGACAAGAAACACCAACGGCTGCGGCCGCGCTGACCGCAGATAACAGTGATCAATTGAAGGCCAAGGATTCCAAAATCCTGGAGCTGGAAACGGCGTTGAAGGCCCGCCGGGAGCAGGATGCCAAAGACGCGGTGGCCGCTGCCGTGAAGCGTGGGGCGATCCCGGCGCAGAATGATAAGCTGCAAGCCAAGTGGGTGAAGCAGATCACGGAAAACCCGGAGGCGCTGGAAATGCTCCAGGGGATGGCCGCGAACCCGGCGATGGAATCGGGGTTGACGGCGGGGGCCGCGCCGCGACTGGAAGCGAAACCCGGCCCGAAGCTGGTGATGCAGGCATACGAGCAGCTCACGGCGAAGGCCGCGAAGGTGCGCGATCATGGCCTGCTCGGCCAATCGCAACGCAACGAGATCGCCCGCGAATGCGCCGCGCTCTATGCCCGCGACATCCGCAACAACGCCGATGTGCTGGATATGCCGCTCTATGCGGCGGACAGCACGGACACGAACCAGGGCACGATGGCCGGGTCGCTCATTGCGCAGCGCACGCTGGAATTGTTCAAGCTGCAATTCCCGGTGCTCTCGGCGATCAGCACGGATTTCAGTGATATGCCGGCGCAGTATGGGCAATCGGTGATCAGCCGGATCGTGAGCGTGCCGACGCCCGCGACGTACAACACGACCACGGGTTGGACGAGCCCGACGGCGGCCGCCACGGATGTATCCATCACCCTGGACGAGCATGTGGGCGTGCCGATCACGTTCAACTCGAACCAACTGGCGAGCACGATGCGCCGGTTGTTCGACGAGCAGGCCCCGGCGGCCAGCTATGCGTTGTCCAAGTATTTCGTGGACAAGATCTATGCGTTGCTGTTGCTGGCGAACTTCAACGGGTACGCGGCGGTTTCCGGGACGAAAATCCCGAAGGCTTACGCGAAGTACCCGGTGGCGCTGGGCGACTTTGGGCGCAGCACGCTGGCGAAGTTGAACGCGGTGTTCAACCCGAACGAGGTGCCGCTGAACAACCGGTTTGTGTTGTTGAACAGCGATTATCACGCGCAGTTGGCGCAGGACCCGAGCCTGGTGACGTTCTACGCCGGGCAGCGGAACCCGGAGATCGTGACGGACAGCCTGATCCCGCAGTTGGCCGGGTTCAAGCCGATCGAGGCTCCGAACCTGCCGACCACGGCCAACATGGTCGGCTTTGCCGGGCACAAGTCCGGGCTGGTGATCGCCACCCGCACGAGCAACGACTACACGCAGGCGTTGCCCGGATCGAGCTACGGCTCGGTGATGACGATCACTTCGCCGGACACGGGCATCAGCGCGACGCTGGTGCAGTATGTGGATCACAAGCTGGGCATGGCGACGTGGCGCATCCAGGTGATGTTGGGCGCGGCGGTGGGCGATAAGCGCGGCGGGTTGCTGATGACGAGCCAATAGGACCTATAGGACGAATAGGATGAATGAATAACGGGGCGGGCGAGCAATTTTACCGCCCCGGATTTTGCAGAAAGATGAACCGGCAGAAAAATAGGAACGAAGATATGAAAAAATTATTGTTAGCGGTTGGGCTGATTTTGGCGGTGGTGACCCCGGCGGTCACTCCGGCGAAGGCGGCGGAGTTTAACTTAACGAACACGGTGGCGGGCGGGGATACGATCTACGCCTGGCCAACGAATGTGGCGGGCACCAATGGTCTGAATATGCAGACGGGGGGCGCGATCAACCTGGCGAATTATGACGCGGCTGGATTTTATTTCAGCGGGTACAGCACGACGAACACCAATAGCACGGTGACGATCACGCTGGTGCGGAGTGCGTCGCAGAATCCACCGACGGTGACGAGCACGTATAATGCGTTTGAAACCGGGACGCCGGTGATTTCGATTGCCGTCTCGATCGTGGGCAACGGGGCGCAGACGTATTTCACTAATCTGCCATCGGCGTTTTTGCAGGGGGCGCAGTGGATCGGCATTCGCTCGTGTACGAACAGTAATGCCGGGGCGAATGGCAACCTGACGAATGTGTTGTGCGGGTTGAGCCCAAAGATCATCCCGATCCGGTATCCTTAGCGGGGCCGAGGGTTGGGCGGCTCCGGCGGTTTCTGAGGGGTTACCGCCGGAGCCAATTGAATGCGGAATGCGGAGTGCGGAGTGCGGAATGAAGACCACCGAATTTTGCAGAAAAATGAACGGGCAGAAAAATAAGACGAAGAATTATAAACACGGATAAACACAGATTTATGGCATGGGCGACGATTAGCGCGGATGAGGTACTGAGTGAGTTTACGCCGCAGGAGAAGACGATCCTGGACGGGATCCAGGCGGGGACGGCGTCGTCGCTGGCGGGGATCTTGACGCGGGCGATCAATGAGGTGCGCGGGGCGATCGCGGCGGGGAATTATCCGGTGGGAGCATCCGCGACGGTGCCGGATGGGCTGGCGAGTGATGTGATCGCGATTGCGCGGTGGCGGTTCCTGATCGCGTTTCCGGCGTTGAAGAATTTGCAGACGGAGGCGCGGAAGCAGGCGTTCACGGATGCCCAGGCGAAGCTGAAGGCGATCTCGAAGCAGGAATTTGCGGTGGAAAGCCCGACGGCGGGGGTGCAGCGGCCCACGGGGCAGTGGAATAGTGAGAACAAGCTGGTGATGCGGACGCACCCGGTGCCGCCAGCCAGCACGCAGTTTACCGGACCGAACCAGGAAGCGAATTCATGATGGAAGATTCCGGCATGACGTGGGAGGCGGCGATGCAGTATCTGCATTCGCGCAAGTTGATGCCCACGGAGCTGAGTTCCAAGGAACTCCAGGGAATCGCGGCGGACATCCGCCGCCGGTCGGTGTTTTCGGCGCGGTTGACGAATCTGGAGGTAATCCAGGCGCTCAAGGATGCCATCGCTGATCTGGCAAGCGGGAAGACGAATGAGGCGACGGCGCGGGCGAAGCTCCAGGATTTGTATGATTCGCTGGGGTATGACCCGGTGGAATCCGGGGCGGTGCGCGGGGATTTGACGGATCTGAGCAGTGATAAGCGAATCCGGCTGCAATTGGAGACGGGGTTGAAGACGGCGGGGAATTGGGCGCTGCATCAGCAGGGGCAGACGCCGGCCAGCCGTTGGCAGTTCCCGGCGTGGGAGCTGGTGCGGATTGGGATCCGGATGGTGCCGCGCGGGTTTCAACGCGGGAAAGGCGGGGCGCTGACGGAGATGCCAGGGGATTCGTGGCCGGAGCGGTGGGTGCGGGCCGGGGGCACGCTGTACGAGGGCCGGATGATCGCGGCGAAGGATGATGAGGTGTGGGATACGCTGGGCGATAGCGGCATCTTTGATGACGGGCTGGATAATCCGTATCCGCCGTTTGCGTTTAATTCGGGGATGGGGTGGCGGGCGGTGCGGCGGTCCGAGGCGCTGGCATTGGGTATCGAGCTGCCGGAAACGCAAGGACCACAAGGACAGCAAGGACAGAAGGGGCCGGGGCTGAATGACGGGGTGAAGGTGAGCACTGAGGGGTTTGATTTGGAGCTGCTGAAGCGGGCGCGCGCGGAGAATGCCATCCTGATCAGGCAGGATGAGATGATGGTCGCGGGGCAGAAAGGCGGGGAGTGATATGGGCGTGGGCATCCAAATCAATGTGCTGGATGGGGCTGGACCGGCGATGCGTGAGGTGGTGGGCAAGTTGAATGACCGGACGGCGTTGCACCAATCCATTGGCGAATCGGTGCAGCAGGGCATCCGGGATCACCTGGCGGAGGTGTCGCGGACTC includes the following:
- a CDS encoding glycoside hydrolase family 97 catalytic domain-containing protein, with the protein product MTLLVTALTLCLSPATSAKTESWSVTSPNGQVKMTVQLASKGTLTYRVEHGAEGHRAVVITDSPLGFRLQPENFARNLKLKSASELRIIEEAYTMPHGKRRECRNQAQHLTLAFRNENGLPLELDVRAYNDGAAFRYRLPGSGSTAHTMETEATGFGLPQDARLWMQPSDKATTYSPAYETYYENEIPVGTPAPLGLGWAFPVLFRTADAQHWGLITEANVGTNFCASRLSSTAPNGVYQVSQPDPAEGNGSGSSKPASTLPWEMPWRVVILGSSPAAIVESTLVNDVCPPSQLKDASWVRPGRVAWSWWSDPPSPKDGMKQRKFIDLAAEMGWEYYLVDANWTIMDNGNIHDLIRYAKSKNVSVLLWYNSGGPHNVVTEKPRDCLCYPEVRRFEFDLLRQWGVKGVKVDFFQSDKQDVMAQYHGILRDAADYQIMVNFHGCTLPRGWSRTWPHLVAMEAVRGAECYIFAPEFPEKAPGQNAITPFTRNVVGPMDYTPVTFSDNKYPHQTTWAHELALSVVFESGWLHFADKPEAYLSLPAAPKEFLKQVPTTWDETHVVAGYPGQGIVVARRKGTLWFLAGINGQKQPREETLQLGPWLGTGKYLFTRIGDGETPRSFATENLTLGAGDTFPVKYLPCGGFAGVLKPVQ
- a CDS encoding DUF935 family protein — its product is MSERGGFERVCTRFWESRAAGKAGQIIAPKATQWVHPVCYAWDMNGRLGLRLELRNPNPENRSSLSPGVFTSTTMQPRPSQVGAFPPDKFLIGICKAKSGTALGGARLRALAWWWCAANFSADWLLNLAQIFGLPFRWANYDPNAPQATIDSICAMLEGMGSNAWAAFPAGTTLELKEAGKTGSASPSGDMLDRADKNCDLIVLGQTLTSDVGNSGSRALGDVHATVKHEIVEAVCGYVAGVLNTQLVPSILRLNYGDEAELPQYESDKEEEKTVEYKQEVLKLLAQNAALTPALANLIDVKQLVRDAGLTLNEGVEMPVIEQPILQKNEPAEKLEKENTGNLNRETRETRETRENQQGPKGQQGQGETVKARTGKSQISDFKSQSGGFGVDSGRLVKPVMGALAKDMEPVRARLAKVLALPEDQQAKALAELEAALPELLDTVNANTETVDAMQQALNAAWVQGIEEAQLLQKNEPAEKLRQKGLAARNAGNAGEEEPLMAGEFDEELQPRDERGQFTYKGAIGNTGDWSKLGLPHSVKIKADPASPEMDPNEARQKLTSGFKIKDYAGRELLFTKKVIEHWEHEGYSKAEQDRRLRRINDAIATGENPREQWDKGWQRNYLRVSADGNNKRRYHVGFVTDQTGDVISFYHTERATQSNKLREGTLTHGRDW
- a CDS encoding phage protease produces the protein MNDKSQVSEENQPLKARMAVASNWQGDLKAGSVIEFMVMPAGQHTGNFTQGGALAQRAVVVEPGAATALNEQLQAVNGRTKQRAYFDFNHEEREASGWPTGFYWKTGEAPGVYCRVELSQAGAEAIQGKNFRAFSPVFYVTRTNPAKVICKPDADLCLGSLVNEPAFKEIEPLWAKEGKILQKDEPAEKLRPAEAGTPNEKISAGGAVVVPVAAATNNNNQVRIMGQETPTAAAALTADNSDQLKAKDSKILELETALKARREQDAKDAVAAAVKRGAIPAQNDKLQAKWVKQITENPEALEMLQGMAANPAMESGLTAGAAPRLEAKPGPKLVMQAYEQLTAKAAKVRDHGLLGQSQRNEIARECAALYARDIRNNADVLDMPLYAADSTDTNQGTMAGSLIAQRTLELFKLQFPVLSAISTDFSDMPAQYGQSVISRIVSVPTPATYNTTTGWTSPTAAATDVSITLDEHVGVPITFNSNQLASTMRRLFDEQAPAASYALSKYFVDKIYALLLLANFNGYAAVSGTKIPKAYAKYPVALGDFGRSTLAKLNAVFNPNEVPLNNRFVLLNSDYHAQLAQDPSLVTFYAGQRNPEIVTDSLIPQLAGFKPIEAPNLPTTANMVGFAGHKSGLVIATRTSNDYTQALPGSSYGSVMTITSPDTGISATLVQYVDHKLGMATWRIQVMLGAAVGDKRGGLLMTSQ